ATTTATGTTTCCCTTTATCTCTCATCATTTATTTTAAGAAGGTATTATTGGGAAACAATTGTTTGATGTTATCTTAAAAGTTTAAGTGGACGGTTAAATAAGAATAAATTTTTTCATCAAgatggacagttaaataggaacggagaaGAAGATATTtctcttcaattttatttttaatagtatgtgtattgttttgttttgttactTCAAATTGTAATTTTTCCATTTATTTTACACTTGGATaaacaaaagacaaaaaaatcTACAAAGTTAAGTCATGACAAAGAAGAGAAACAACATTGGAAAGTAGAAACTTCTAAACACAAAGATGAGTGTCATCTCTAGACGTTTGTCCAGCTAAAGCATTTGCAACCATATTGCGATCTCTAGAGATATGAGATAATGAAAGAGTTCAACTCCAACCTAATATACTCCTAACACTATGAATCACATCTCATAACCAACGAGTGCCAATATCATGGACATTCGTTAGGATTTGGATAACCTCAAAACAATCAGACACATAACTCTCTTGTAACAAACCTAAGTCTCAAACATGTCGTATACCATCATCCATTGCAGAAAACTTAGTATAGAAAGCATCCCCATTACTGAAACTATAAGTAAAACTAGATACCAACAAAAACATCTCCTCCATCACCCATTATGTTCTCAAGGGCGGAACCTTCGCGACCAAACATCTTTGTTCTCATGACTTTAGAACACTCAAACTTTCACCATAACCTCCGCCACTGCCCCTTTCCACAGAGCTACCATTCCAAGCTAGCAGAGACCATTGACAAAAATACCATTGTTCCATTGACAACAACCCAACCAACCGCATTAACCCAACCACCACAGTCAACACATAAACAAAAACCCCAAGACTCAATCCAAATTGAAACCCTGCGAGCCCTTGCTCGCGACACCGTGAGATGTAGTAACCATCGCGGCCTCGCCTCATAACCAAGTCAAGCTTGACTTTTTCCTTACCTTTAAGAATCATGTCTCAACTACCATGCGTCCATCGTTCAATCAATGTGAGCTCCTAGTTTGTTGCCACATTATTTCGACCTACCAGCCTCCATGGCCATTATGGTCCTTCTTTCCCTCTTTCTCGGTCTCATCCATGCATTTCTTTCTCTCGAAAAAAATTTAAGTCAATGAGGCTGGGGGTTTCGACAGTATGTGGCCGAGGGAGGGGATAAGATAAAGAAGTTAAGGGGTAGGGCGGCAGGGTTATGATGGGGAAGGGATATAGATAAGTTTCAGGTGAGAGGGGTGGAAGAAGATGGAGAAGGGAGGGGATGGGGCAATGTACTTCCGATGGAAGGTTTAGATTtgagaaattaattaattttttgggttttacataattttaattatgtttttattttaaacttattATTAAGTGAAAGAAGGGCTGACATGACATCTACATGGTGCCTAAAACATGGtttatgttttatgaaatgTGTATGTCATTTGTGTTTCACTAATTGTTGGGGTTAAACAATCATTATTACCAAGTTATAAAAACTATATTTCTCAAAACATATCCATGTGCTGTATAGCCTTGTAGGAATATTCTTGAAACTCTGTGTTTACcgtgatatttggtaaacaaacatcttccaaattcgactggaaaaagtttaaaaGTTTTACgaattaagggttcttttgggaaaacgtcttgccaaagcgcGTGTGAAATTGAGTTTTTCGACAACCGTGTGTCAAAGGATAAAAGGAAATAAAGATTCGAAAGCAAAACGCAAGACAATCAAAAGTGCTTGAAGATAAAATTCACTAATTAAAAAGCTTTACATATAAAATCGATAGTAAATctaacaaaagcaacaatggcAACAAATTCGAAACTATCTAAGTGCAGGAATCGTAAACGGCTGGCtcggcaacatactcctccatgatcacgttaggctcgttgagtctctttgatgcggacatgagaGCTTTTTAGTGATCTTTAGAGtttagttgggaaccctttttcTGCATTAaactctcctatttatagaggaacTTGGcggtttcttcttccttgctggACGAGTTAGTGGGTCTTACCCCCCTGATCTGctgcttgctccggaagttccaTGCGTAGTGGTGGAGATGATGTTCTTCAACCGCTTCTTGGCCACGTCATGGGAAGCGCAGGTTCTCTTACTCAGTCAATGGTTGCACGTGTTTAGTGTGCCCACGTTTGTAGCAACGGTTATCAACGTCCCCTCGTCGAAATCTGGGGTCCATTTAACTTGGCATTTTTCCTCACCTCTCCTGGTCCATTTTCGACTGTCCCATGCGTTTTGGGCCAAACATTTTGTGCCAACActctgttttgattttttttttcccataGGAATGCCGTTGTGATTGTACCCGTACAATAAATCCCATGTTGGATCCATTATTAATACAACACTGCCTGCCCTAAAATACATATGTTCACAGTTAGCAGTTGTACGTTATAATATACTTTAATTTACCCCAAAACTGGACTTATACATTATTCTACATTGGTCCTCGTACACATATAATTTATGATTGGAAAATATTTAAATGCATATCAATCAAACTATTTGTTTCTCTTGTGGTCTTACTTTTTTGGATATAAAACTAATCATTATTAGGAGTACCAAAGCAATTTTGCTTTCATGTAATTCCAAACCATTGATTTTTTACTCATTGACACAACAAAAAAGCTTATCAACTATCAAGCACAGAAGCTAAGCATGTTTGTCATTTGAAATTGAATCATCTTTTTGTGGGCAGCCACATGATAATTGTACATATTTGAAGAAACAGCTAAATCAGCTTTCCCTTTCATGAAAATTATGCATGATTATGATGAATGCGGATATTGTTAGATAGTTTACCATGATGGGTTTGTGAGACCCATTTGTTCCTGCTCGTGCTCACAAGCACTGTGATGACGAACTCGCGTGGTTGAAATTGAAGATCATGGGAAGAAATTGAAGGGGCGGTTCCAAGTTGAAAGGAGCAAATATATTGGAGCTATGGCCATGATCTCTCCATAATTTCGTGCGTGGAATAATGGACCACCCCATTAGCTTCTAAAACCTCTCTAATGTTAATGATGGAGATTGAAGGACATGGAAACCCTCTAAAGTCCAATCTTTTTCCTTTGATGGTTGATCTTGCCCACTTGTTTTCCTATATCCTATGTAATGGCTCAAATTGTTATCCATTTCACATAATCAAgaaccacacacacacacatatatatatatagtccgAATTCTATTTTGGCACTTGTTTTGTGTATATTTCCATGAGGGATGATTTGATTTGGGGTAAAATTGTTCAAGTGTAGTATGTTTTTTATGGTGAAATGCTCTAGACTCAGGTCATGTCATAAGCTAAAGCTCTTATAGTTTTTTAGTATACATTGTTCCGGTAGTCGAGAAAACTACCTCCAAGTAACCGCCAACAACTTATTGCTGACTATGCACGACCCCAACTCCAACCACCGGTCGTTATCTGAGTGGGACAGTCCAAATACAATTGCCCCTATGTGCGGGTGGAAAGCTGCAGACACGATAGTCCAATATCTACAGATCGAGCGACCCACACTTAAGCATTCCACTCCAAAATAATAAACTGGTAGAGGGTTGCATGCTTAATGGGCTTCTATATTATGGGCCTCAAGTAACAATGCCAATTAtaattagttaatattatttctatgtttatttCTAGTTTGTTATTTAGATCATGTTCTAGAGTATTCTACTTTCTATGATGGTGCCACATGTAAGGTCACCTTTCATCCCTTAGAGTGGATAGTTAGTATAAGTTGTATGGTTTCCATTATGAAATATTAACAAGAAAATTGAcaaagttttattttatcttcttttcttagttttcttttggttttcttCCTTTGATTTTACTTGGTAGAGTTTCTCTCTACCAATTTGGTGCTTTCATCACTGATCTCTTCCTTCCATTGCATCATGGTGCTCAGTTATGATGTATTATCATCCATCCTCTCCGCACAACGTGATCCCAGATCCATCTTCTACACCCATTCTTCACCTTCCTGCCCCGCCATCAATGGTGAATTTTCAGGATCAATATCTGCAGATCCGTGGTTCTTGGATGAAGTATCATACCAGCACACCCAGCCACCTACAATCCCACCACAACCCCCACCCATTCACCACTACCAACATCATTTTCTCCAACATGAGCCAGGTCCTTTCTCCCAttctcaacaatcatattaccCACAACCTCCTCCCACTCATTTTGCCCAGCAGATTCCATGTTCACCACCCACCTCTTCACCCACATTGAAACTCATCAAGTTCTCTGGATCGGATCCGAATTTTTGGCTGATGAACACAGAGTTGTATTTCCTACAGCACCCATGGCCGCTGGAAACTCGGTTTGATTTTATTGCCCTGCATCTAGAGGGATTTGCTCTTACATGGTTCCAACTGTGGCGCCACCAGCTTGACTCATGGGGAAAATTCCGAGAAGTATTCAAATTTCAGTTTATAACATGCAGATTTGCGCAAACTGGAGCCAGCAGATCTGAGAAGTCTTCTACGGTGTCCAACAAATTACAACCAATGACAGCTCAGGCAGTGGAATCCAATTGTACAACAATGGAGAAACCTCAGTTTGAGACTTCAACAGTAGTGGAAACCCCATTCAGATCTCAAGAACTTGCTATACTAGAAATTGGTTTGCACAGTGAAACTACAATGGGGGTAGGATCTGAATCCAGGTCCGAAGAAATCTTGGAGGATGAACCTAAACATGTTCCCAACACTCAGGAACAAGTAGAGCCTGCGCAAGTGGATGAGAAGGATTCTTCCCACCGAGTTGATACCTGCTTGGTAGCAACAAAGGAAGTGTTTCAAGTGAATTCTTTCAATAGCGCAAGTCAGGCTGAGAGGGTCCCTAGTGTGACTCAGGTGATTTCTAAACCTCTACTCATTGCACCCAACCTGTTTGAGAAAATGCTTGTGACAAGGAATAAGAAGATATGTGTTGCTAATACTTTTGAAAAACTGCTAGTGACATACACCAAGCAATATCTAGACTGGCATAGAATGAGACCAGTGAATTTGACATCAGAAATTGCACTGTCATCATTAGATGTACCTGGTATGAAACTGTTTGATCCTGGCATTGTTCAAGTGATTGGTATTTTAACTCTGATATTTGATCAACATGACTATGATGCTATCTCAAGATATGCTACAAGAGATTTAATTTTGCACTACTCTGCCTTTCACGGTCCGCCCAATGCTTATCCTATACAAGCCACACCTGTGGGAAATCAGTCACAATTCAAAAGTTGGGAAGACTTCAAAAGTGCTTTTAAAGTGCACTTTTGTACATCTTATAAAGCCCAGTTTTCAGAACTTTCAACATCAATTACGACAGCTGGCCTTGAGGAGCTTGGAGTGCACAATGTGGATTTTTCTATCGCGCATATGGATGAACCAGACACAGAGTCTATGGATTCCTCTGAACAGGTTTCTTTCGACAGTAGCTTGATTCCTAATTTAGCAATTTCTATAATTGATATTGACTCTGTATACACAGTCCAACTGTCTGTAAATATTCCTGAGACAACAATAATTAACAAAATGCCTGAATCAAGGGATATACAGAACTGTGTTGCTGCTCATTTTGATATTTTGTTAGAAAAGGGCTTCAACCTCAGCTTACTAGAATGGAAGATGATGGGACCAGTGATTCTATTTTTAGAAATTAGACTGTGTCAGTTATATGGAAAAGTAATTACCCTTTTTGATCCTGTTATTCTAGCTGCTACATCTATTCTATCATATGGTAACTTTTCTACGCAGTGTATAGGAGATTCATGTTTGAGTTTCCTAGGTTATGTTATAGCAGCCTCTATCATTCAGAAAGCTACTATTTCTGTGGAAGATCATTACTACTCTACTTTATCTACTTCAGTCCTGAGTCTTCAAGCATCGCACCAGAGATCCTGCTTTGTCACGACTGCAAGAGCTCTTTTGGTCATGACCTCCTTCTGTCACCCCTCAGATGGTACTCCTCCCAGAATACAAACCATTAGGGACTCAGTGAGTATGGGAGACTGCAACAAGATACAAGAAGTTGTTATGTATCCGTTTACAAGTCAGAATTCAAAGCTAGATACAGCAGCAAAGTCCTATGCTACTATTGCTCATGCTTGGCAGCAATATGAATCTCACCATGTACTGGATATTGAATCTGCTTTTCTTATTGGTGTCTTTGCTGGAGCTGAGCTATCTGTCAGGTGCCTTTCTGCTGCACATGCACTATCAATTTCTTCCAGCCCCTTTTCCCCAACCTACATGACTGATACTCATCCTGGTATATACACCATTAACAACTATGTGGGCATGGGACAAAGGAACACAGTTAACACTACAACAATGGGTTCCTTCAATCATACGGTGGCAACATACCCTGGACAGAAATCCTTgctatattttaaaaatgttaTGTTTAAACCTTGTTTTCCTGTTGCAGAGTGCCAATCCACATCTTGGGTTTCTTATAAGATTGCCCTTGATCCTAAGACTTCACACAATCTGTTTGTCAAAATGCCTTATCCAATAAGTGCGGTTGTATGTGATGGTTCACCTGAGCCACTTGATATCATGGTGCTTCAATCTGACCAAGTTGCTATTCACACACATGACCTCCATGTATTAAATCCTATAATATATGATCCTGACATCTTTTCCTTAGGACAGTTTGGCCTAGCCCACCTATATTTCTTGATCATGGATTATTATTTTGATGGGTCATTGGGACCTTCTTCACTACAGCTCCTTCTCCAACAAAGCTTACTAGCGTGGCATTGGGTCAACAAATGTATGGTCTTTATGTGGCAATGTCACTCTACTGGTGTTAGTTTCTTATGGCATAGCATTGTTGTGGACAAGACCATTATAGCACCTTTGGCAATAGGGCGTGGCATTGATTCTTGTTTCTCTGAGCCCCTTCTCAAAATTCATGGAATGGAATTTGACAAGACATGTTTAGTTTGCTTCAGGCCAGAGTTCATTTCACGGACCTTGTACTCTTTTCATGGACTTTGCTCACATAGCACTACACTTCTTGAGTGGATTCTTATTATTGCTTGGATAGTCTATTTCTcatccttgaggacaaggatgtTTTCAAGGGGATGGTAATGGTAGAGGGTTGCATGCTTAATGGGCTTCTATATTATGGGCCTCAAGTAACAATGCCAATTAtaattagttaatattatttctatgtttatttCTAGTTTGTTATTTAGATCATGTTCTAGAGTATTCTACTTTCTATGATGGTGCCACATGTAAGGTCACCTTTCATCCCTTAGAGTGGATAGTTAGTATAAGTTGTATGGTTTCCATTATGAAATATTAACAAGAAAATTGAcaaagttttattttatcttcttttcttagttttcttttggttttcttCCTTTGATTTTACTTGGTAGAGTTTCTCTCTACCATAAACCACATAGGGTCAGCGATCGATAAACCCCCTTATTTAACTGTGTTTCGTTATATCTCATTGCATTCTGCTCCATCTGATGATGTCCCCAAAATCCGATTGCACGCACCACAAATCGACTGCATCCTCATAATCGTATGCCCAGATCGAGGGCATAAGGGTGATGTGTCCCCATCATCCACATCCCATTTAAGGTTAGCGACCCTCGATTTACAAGCAAGCAACATTAATGCACCAGACTTTTGAAAGTCCACCGTTCCCTTCAGTCAACTTTCTTTGAATTATTTGACCATACTAGTCGAATCAAACATGCATTAAATTCTGCGCAAATTATAAAACCAAATATCGACCAAATGTTTCATGCTTTAATCGCTGTCTtctatatatttttatcttgAACATGAAGGAAAAGGGAAAGGACCAACAAGGAAATTAGCAAGGATTATGAGgatggaaaaagaaaagaggccatagaattcatatatatataaaacggTTGGTGCCTTGGTGGGGGTCTATTATTTTTGTTGAGTGGAGTTGttatgaaacaaatgatgttttATCATAGTACATACCATGAGGCATGAATAATATATACTTTAGTTTGAATATGATGAAGAGAGTAGTTATGCCCGACGTGATAGATGGAACCAAATATGAAACTTTGACAGCTGACCCCATGCATTGTGGAGTTATCTGAAACACTTTTGAAGTGGGGGGGAGAGGGACAGAGAAAGCAAGAGAGAGGCTAGAGAATCTTTGGTGGGAATAATGACTACACTGTTGCCTTGTTTTTTGTTCTACCTCATACTATGTAGTACCACCAAGTTGTAGTTTAAACTTTGCAAGTGAGGAAAACAGTTACTTGTTAGCTTCATTGaagtaaaaataattatatcgTACCACCAATTTTGTAAACTCTAAACATTGCATTTCACTAGCATGATTAAAAGAagggagtatttttttttctttctatcaccTCAACGTAATCTTATTCGAATTGTAAACATTCATATTTGATTAACATAACTTTCTTAATGagacttttttttatacatgGAAAGAACTTAAACCTAAACCGTCACTTTTAAGTAGAATCAAACATGTATCACTTAAAGTTTTGAAACAATCATAAGTTTTAGGAATATGCCCAAAAttgcaaaaaagaaaaactgagATACAACCATATcctctcactctttctctttttctctctttttataTATCCCAGAACCCCCCTTTTACTCCTCTGACTTCTCTGTCCCTAACTCTCCTCTCCTTTGTTACCTGTTCTTTCCTATAATCAAATTCAAACATCAATACCTACCAtccctcactctctctctccccaTTTACTCCTTTAGTTTTTATTCCTTTTCAGTTAAAACTTCTTAGTTAAACAAATATGCAATCTCATGTTACCTTGTATTAGTCTTTCAGAAGCATTGAAAACCTGAGGACCAGTTTTGTCCTCTCATAATCAGTCATAGCAAGAAAAAGCAACACTTGAAACAGATGTCTCCAATTCCAAAGCAGTTTTTAGGGTGATTTCAGAAGCAAGCCACTTTCACTTGATCTTGAAATTTGAGACTGCCATCTATGTACTTAACTACTGTCCACAGGTTGTCTTCTTCTTACTATTCATGTATTCCcacttttccttttcttaagCCTTTCTTGGTTTTCAGAAAAGTTGGAATCACAGAGTAAAGGAAATGGTTTCTGGATTTTACTTTCAAACTTCTCATCATCCCATCAGTGCACCCTTTTGGCATCATGAAACTCTGCATCTCTTGCCAAGGATCCTAAGTAATTTTTGTCTCTAAGAGATCCCAGTAAGCTTTCTTTGGAGTTAAACTGTGTGTTTGTTCATGTAGAATGAAAATCCTGGTTCATTATGTCCTAAGatttccaaaaaaaagaatgtgaaaTAAGTAGCTGCATGCAATTCTTTGTTTAGGATGTGTTAGCTCTTCATATTCATGTCTAAGTTTTTTTCGGTCTTCTGTGCTGAAATGGTGGTCTCTCTATCTCCTTTTGTCTCTAAACCTTGACTTGCAATTAATCACTTGCAAAATGATAGAGatgctttctctctctctctctaggcaAGGGACCGAGCTGCACTTAATTATGGAGTTCAGACTTCCAAGTATTATGGCTCTTGGAAATATATGATCTGAAAGAATCTCCATACAATATTCCATATTGATTTCAGATCAGATATTAATAGGTTACTCATTAGAGTAAGAAATGGAAGGAATTTGATTTCTTGTATTAGTACTTAGTTCATGAACTTCCTGACATGCCACCTTGATACTTTATTCCATTTCCTAAGTTTCTAAAGAGTAGCAAATATAACAAGAATATATGAAGATACAGTCAGGAATAGTTCATCACTAAAGGTGTTCAACTGTATTCTCCCTGTCTGAATAGGCATCCTTTTACAGAAGGTTGACCTTAAATTCAATCATACATTTATGGGATGGTTTTGAATGTTTCACATGCAGCAATCAGCATTCTTGGTTGCATAATTCTAAATAATCCATCTTTAAACATGATTCATGGTTGAATATGTTAAGCCATTTGATCCAGGTAGCTGACACTAACTGGTGGAAAATGGCTTTAGTTGTTGTTGTTATAAGTCTGAAATGTTGGTGCTTCCAGAAATAGAAGAAGAGGAAATCTTTTTTGTGAATCGTGTTCTTAATTTGAAAGAACTAATGGGCTTACACAGAGCTAGGCACAAAGCATAGGTTGTTTGTGTCTAAGTCACCTTTCAGAGCATCAAAAACCAATATAAATTATTAGCTCAAGAATTTCTAGTTTTGATGATTGCTAAATATGAACTGATTGGTTACCATGTCTTACCTATGTGCAGGATAAAACAAATCTTTCACTGCTAGCTCTGAAATAGATCTTATATTCTAACTTAAGCACAGCCATATCATGAAACCAAACATTGATCTTGAAGTGGAGGCCTATGCAGAATATGAATCTGATGTTACCAGCCAAGTTGCTTCTTCCAATGTATCATCAATTCAAGAAACCTCTTTGGATCCTTGCAGTGACTACAGCCTCACTAACTCTTCCATCATCACAAATCCATCATCAGGTGATGATGTTTCACTTGGCTTAACTCTCAACTTCAAGAATAATGAGTTAGGGGCAGGGgcaacagcagcagcaacagaCTCAATAGGAGGATTCTCAAGTACTTGTGAGAGCAGCAATGAACCTATAGCATTAGCTGCAGCAACCATTCCAAGAGTCTTCTCTTGCAATTACTGTCAGAGAAAGTTCTTCAGCTCTCAGGCTCTTGGGGGGCACCAGAATGCACACAAGAGAGAGAGGACATTAGCCAAAAGGGCCATGAGAATGGGGTTTTTCTCTGAAAGGTATGCAAGTCTAGCATCTCTCCCTCTTCATGGTTCTTTCAGATCTTTAGGGATAAAGGCACACTCCTCACTGCATCATGGTTTCTCTCCACCATTAGCAATGAGGCCTAATACTCCTACTGAGGTTAAAAGCAATGCAAAATTTGAGCAAGGGTATCCTGGCCTTCCAATATTCTTGGAGGATGATGATTCAGATTTGCTTTGGCCTGGTAGTTTCCGCCAGGTTGCAGTGGAAACAGGTGATAATAGCCACCAGAATTTCATACTGACTGGAAATTCAGGTTTGAGTTTCACTGAGGTGAATC
This is a stretch of genomic DNA from Lotus japonicus ecotype B-129 chromosome 1, LjGifu_v1.2. It encodes these proteins:
- the LOC130733782 gene encoding zinc finger protein 4-like, which codes for MKPNIDLEVEAYAEYESDVTSQVASSNVSSIQETSLDPCSDYSLTNSSIITNPSSGDDVSLGLTLNFKNNELGAGATAAATDSIGGFSSTCESSNEPIALAAATIPRVFSCNYCQRKFFSSQALGGHQNAHKRERTLAKRAMRMGFFSERYASLASLPLHGSFRSLGIKAHSSLHHGFSPPLAMRPNTPTEVKSNAKFEQGYPGLPIFLEDDDSDLLWPGSFRQVAVETGDNSHQNFILTGNSGLSFTEVNPPLEVENSTPDLTLKL